tatttaaaataccaACAacaggtttttacattttaaatactatTAAATACTCCTTtctagaatatatatataactgaGAATAAAATCCCCACATTTTGAGGTAAAGTTAAGATAGTTATATAAAATAGCAATAATAAAAGGAGGGATTTACCTGCTGACGCCTGCAGTGCACCAGCCAGAGCAACTAGTCCAACAGGCACACGAGTGCTGTGTGCGAGGACGAGACAGTGGAGGACACAAGCCGTCACCACGATGACGCATCACTCTGCGTCCAGTTTTtccaaaacacagacagagctcCACAGTACACCATCCAGGCTGATACTGTATGTGTAACGGCCAAGTCTGCGATTAGTTTAACTACCtgcgccaaggaggttatgttttcagccccgtctgtttgtttgtaagcaacaCTACACAAAGACAACCCAACGCATTTCCACAAAACCCGGTGAAAGGATGCAGTATCTGGCAAagaagaactcattcaatttaTGTGCTGAACTTTCGAGAAATAATTGTATTATGGATATTGAGGAAAAATATCAGGCACATTTAAGGAACTACTttctacgagtgtgtgaaatcttgTACAGCATAATAGAATTTAAAAGGACTTTTGGGCGTTGGCGAAGGCGTGCGCTCTACTCAGTGCTACTGcagtttttaaacattcatCAAGAGCTACGAAAAGTTTGAGAGATCATTTTGACCGATTTCTTAATGTCACCTCGATAAAATGTTTCTCGCTTTATGAAATGAGCCAAGATTGTTAGTTATTTTCTACAATACCACACAGCCACCAATAAAGGACAAAAGAGAAGTAGAACTCATACAGAAAACCTTTAGTATACATTGTACAAGACAactgaacaaattaaaaagcagtACACCGTGTGTATTTAACCATATTTTCTGTAGTGATACAAATTCTAAATGACTTTTTCTTGACTTAATGCTGCATCGAAACAAGTAGAAAACACTTCAAGCTGCACGGCTCTGGTATAAGATCCTATAACACAGACGTATAGTATATGCTCAAGTAGTCAATCCAGTGTATGTGACATATTTTCTCTCACTACAGATAAACTAGCAGCCGATTCTTCACAATATAGAGTTTAGAAAGAAATCACATCTTTAATGGGAGATGGATGAGTCAGGGTGGCAGCTGAACCGCAATACATTTTGGTTACTGTCTTATTTTGGACCCTAAACTTGTGAAAAAGCTACAGCACACTATCCAACTTGCAATAAGAAATATATTATAGGACGTAGAATAATAAATTCAGACCTTCATCGCCTGATTGCTCTTCCGCAATTGTTCAGCGAAATTGATGTTTCGTTTGAGTTTTTTGAGACTTGGATACAAAGCAAGTATAAAAATTATTACACCACTTTCGATAccatgataaaaataaataaaggtccTGTTATGTTGAGCACTAATTTTCATTGATTACTTTTCTTTGAAGGAATACTTAGTTATATTCACTGGTTGCAGTTCTATGCAAAAGAGTTAAAAATGCAGTGTGGTATTCATACATTTACTGACTTCCTCCTAATTCTAAATGTAGATCTGCTTCTGTACCTTTGGATACTCTCAAAGTGACATtaacagattgtttttttttttaaacatgtggtATTGAAAAACAGATCATAGTACCTCTACTTTTGTCTTAAATGAGTATAGAAAACCAAGAATCACTGAAAACTTGCATTAAATGCATGTACTCATACTCAATACATAAATATTTTCTTCcaatttaaactgtatttacttAGGAACAGTTCTTGCACATTAAACTTCTTAGGTTTCATAAAAGGAAAAGTAGAAagacatgtactgtatatgtatatacttAAAACTAAGGTATTATTTTGGCCTCATCCCAATACTAAGGATACAAATTGGCAACACGACCCCGTCCCCAGAGACAAAATATCTTTAATTTCTATCCAAAAAGCTGATCACTTTAGTGCTATCATGTTAAATATTCTATGGGCAGCCATTTCTCACAAAGTCCCTAATCACAAGCAAGAGCGACACCAAaaggatgtgtttgtgtacgaGTTGAGTTGAGTAATTGTGGTCTGTGCCAGTTTGTCCCATGTGAACTGTCTAATTGAGGTGTGAggttaaaacatttttgggtGTGACGTCGGAGTCAGCGAGCGCGACCGCAGTGGCTGGAAGTTCGGGTCCCCGCCACTGCTGGTGCACCCCGACCCTGCGACGTCTATGTTGGAGGGGGACTCGACAATCCCCTCATCAGGCAGCGGAGGAGCTCCGGGGTCTCCCGGCCTCGGGAGGCTGGAGGAGGTAGTGGAGGACGCTACGGTGATGCTAGCAACAGCCACAGAGGACAAGTCTCCACCTCTCTGTAACGACGGCAGGGTGAGTGAGCCGACTACGTCTGAGGAGGAAGTGCTTCGTTCTCCGTCTGGGTGGAAAAGCATGGTGGagttgtttgaaaatgttgtggGGGGGTCGCTGGTCGAGCTTGGAGTGCAAAGGTTGCTGTCAGATGAAGAACTGGAAGCACCTGCTGTGGCGTGATGgataaagagaggagaggtggggaggAAATTTGAATCAAACCATCAAGAATATGGAATAGATTTTAAAATACCGAACAGATTTCATCATGATGTGGCTTACTCACCCCTGAGAGACTCGATCTTCTCATTTTTGGCCTTTTGCACCTCGTCCGTGATCCTGGTGACGATAAAGTTTTGTGAGCGCAATTCCCGAATGGAATCTATCAAGGCGTCCAGGCCCCGGGGGTGTCGGCCAGGTGGTCCAACAACATGGCCGTCCTCTTGGTCTGCGTGGACCTGCAGCTGATTTCCTCTGCATCATCCCGTGTCAGGATCCTACGAGAGCGCAGGTAGTCGACGTGGCGCTCGGCCCTGATCTTGTCACAGAGGTAGTGCCGCAGTCTGGTCAGCACCTAGCAAATCcacagcaggagagggagaaggagaacaaAGCGAGCAGGGAACCAAACCACAGAGAAATGCTGGGTTATTTCAGATACCCAAACTTGCAGATGAGCCTGTTGAGCCATTTATCTGAGCTTTGTACAGggagttgtgtagtttttgtgtaacccaGCTGCTGGTTTAGTGGTTGAGATTATAGAGAGGTCCACCTCTCCTCTAAATTCACATCTCTACCCAGCAACTGCGTCAACTCTGccgtctctctcttctctgtgaaTCAAGAGGAGACCATCAATCTACCAAAATCTACATTGTTTGAaagacgacatgatggctccccaAAACAGTAGACAGAGCATCTTGATCCCCCCCcggaggctggctgcagtgtaggtaataaaccctgcctcctccatgttagtggatgggtgatggaccaaactaaatagtCAAAGTACGTTTTAGGTAGTTAGGGCTATCAATCTTCTTCAATTATCCAAATCGAAT
Above is a window of Hippoglossus hippoglossus isolate fHipHip1 chromosome 17, fHipHip1.pri, whole genome shotgun sequence DNA encoding:
- the bcl10 gene encoding LOW QUALITY PROTEIN: B-cell lymphoma/leukemia 10 (The sequence of the model RefSeq protein was modified relative to this genomic sequence to represent the inferred CDS: inserted 1 base in 1 codon) yields the protein MDVPQITEDEMAEIKKDVLTRLRHYLCDKIRAERHVDYLRSRRILTRDDAEEISCRSTQTKRTAMLLDHLADXPRGLDALIDSIRELRSQNFIVTRITDEVQKAKNEKIESLRAGASSSSSDSNLCTPSSTSDPPTTFSNNSTMLFHPDGERSTSSSDVVGSLTLPSLQRGGDLSSVAVASITVASSTTSSSLPRPGDPGAPPLPDEGIVESPSNIDVAGSGCTSSGGDPNFQPLRSRSLTPTSHPKMF